Proteins from a single region of Methanoculleus taiwanensis:
- a CDS encoding META domain-containing protein: MPEETASWNFEAASESSGTILAGSIWTLRSYRGHYDLWTVALVPGTAITASFGYGWMSGKAGNYYSESYRIDGSAISFAPGYRTDILFTEPAGMMEQEEQYFMLLEHVTGYRLGEESLVLTDGEDHPLLLYTGAE, translated from the coding sequence ATGCCGGAGGAAACAGCATCCTGGAATTTCGAGGCAGCCAGTGAATCTTCAGGGACGATTCTCGCCGGATCGATCTGGACGCTACGGTCATATCGGGGACATTATGACCTCTGGACGGTCGCCCTCGTGCCGGGCACGGCGATCACCGCATCATTCGGGTACGGCTGGATGAGCGGGAAAGCGGGGAACTACTACTCGGAGTCGTACCGGATCGACGGGTCGGCGATCTCGTTTGCACCCGGATACCGGACAGATATCCTCTTCACCGAGCCTGCGGGCATGATGGAGCAGGAGGAGCAGTACTTCATGCTCCTCGAGCACGTGACCGGATACCGTCTCGGGGAGGAGAGCCTCGTGCTCACCGACGGGGAAGATCACCCCCTCCTGCTGTATACCGGGGCAGAATGA